A genomic segment from Aegilops tauschii subsp. strangulata cultivar AL8/78 chromosome 1, Aet v6.0, whole genome shotgun sequence encodes:
- the LOC109762121 gene encoding uncharacterized protein yields MRPRALYKTPALDRPTAHSSAPATPLLPPAAPFFLASDALPPSLRRSSKAFSPAAASPEQLRLPRRPGARVRPSGTFYTEIRSGGVRLGLGTFKTAREAARAYDAAAWRLSRPRSQMNFDDARTCQQAQDLAPPPRLVSDEDRHEHRRRQHRLIIAEADELAMPEWRQRYPQDVADKNAFWVERRVDRADRRRRKTLAILQCELGHASFFDNNDPRWDDAFLSTSDNTTEEEDDSE; encoded by the coding sequence ATGCGGCCTCGCGCGCTCTATAAAACGCCCGCGCTCGACCGGCCAACCGCACACTCGAGCGCCCCCGCCACCCCCCTTCTTCCCCCTGCCGCCCCCTTCTTCCTCGCATCAGACGCCCTGCCGCCTTCGTTGCGCCGTTCTTCCAAGGCCTTCTCCCCCGCCGCCGCGTCGCCTGAGCAGCTCCGGCTACCGCGGCGCCCCGGCGCCCGTGTCCGCCCTTCCGGCACGTTCTACACGGAGATCCGCTCCGGTGGCGTGCGTCTCGGTCTCGGGACGTTCAAGACCGCGCGCGaagccgcccgcgcgtacgacgcggcggcgtggcgcctctcCAGGCCACGCTCGCAGATGAACTTTGACGACGCGCGGACGTGCCAGCAGGCGCAGGACCTCGCGCCTCCGCCGCGGCTAGTAAGCGACGAGGACCGTCATGAACACCGCAGACGGCAGCACCGCCTCATCATCGCCGAGGCGGACGAGCTAGCCATGCCGGAGTGGCGCCAGCGCTACCCGCAGGACGTCGCCGACAAGAACGCCTTCTGGGTGGAGCGTCGTGTAGACCGGGCGGACAGGCGTCGGCGAAAGACACTGGCGATATTGCAGTGCGAACTGGGACATGCGTCGTTCTTTGACAACAACGATCCTCGGTGGGATGACGCGTTTCTGTCGACGTCGGACAACAccaccgaggaggaggacgactcGGAGTAG